The following nucleotide sequence is from Vampirovibrionales bacterium.
TAACGAGGTGAAATACGATGAATAAATCAACAATCTGGCCGGAAGTCATGGCGCGTATGAGCACTGCGGCTATTAAAGCGACGCGGCCACGAATCAGCGTTGATTGGATAAAAGCGATACTGCTAGTAGCTGGTGCTGCGGTGTTGTCTGTAGCGATTATTTTGATGAATTGGTGAAAAAATGATTGATATTCCTGAAATTGGAAGCGAATGGATTCATAAAAATGGAAATCATTATGTTGTACTCGCCATTGCTAATGAGTCAGCAACACGAGAAGATGATTATCCAATTATGGTAATTTACTTCAACATGAAGACAAAAGAGGTATGGTCAAGGCCGCTTTCTAGATGGCATGGCAGTATGACCATATACAAATGCCCATGCTACGAGGCTAAGAAATGAGCTGGTTTAAATTCGTGACAGGAGACCGCGTTCGCAAGATCGGCGGAAGCTATCAAGCGGACGGAGAAATAAAGGCCGCATTTCTCGCTGATGATGGGTCGGCTCGGTATGTATTTCGATTCGACAATCCTCCTGGGTTGCTGCATATTTTCAATGAAAATCAGTTGGAGATAATATTGCCTGATTTCTTGCCTAATTTTAAATGAACATCAAAAGCCTAACACCAAAACAACGCAAAACTCTGGAAGGTCTTGCAAAACTAGGCCGTCCAGCTAAACGACTTGAGATTGCGCAATCTGGAGGAATCGATGGTACTCAGGCCGCTCATGCGCTAAGCCGGCTTGAAGCGTATGGATTTTGTGAAAATGATGACGAATATCAATGGACGATTACCGATGCTGGAAAATCGATATTGCTAAGCCTGGAAATCGAAGATCGGGAAGCTAATCAGCCAACGGTCGTCGATTCAGATAAAGAATCAACTCCAAGTCTAGAAGACGAAATCAAGGCATTGCGAGGAAAAATTCGATATACGCCTGACTTTTCAACGGCTGATGCTGCTTTCGTCTGCAAAGCACTCAGTGAGGAACTAGCTGATATGCCTTCTATATCTATGATTCTTGCCAAGATGGCGAGATATTGGGATGGGATGAAAACATGATTATATACAGAGTTCAAGACAGTTCAGGGCGCGGGCCGTGGAAGCCTGGATTCTCTCACCAATGGGTCATAGATAGACCGGATCATTCTAATTTGATTCCTTATTTTCAGGAATTTCCTGACTTTGATCCGGTAAAGGAAAGGCTTCATGGGGAAAGTTTGGGATGCGGATGTTTGTCTGTTCCTCAATTAAAACGTTGGTTTACAAAGAATGAAATGTTAATTCTTAGCTTTCATGGTTATCGCGCCGTTGGAGTTTGCGCTGATCGCCTAATTAGAAAAAGTGATATTCAGTGCATATTTGCTGTGATGGGAATGATTAAGGATAAATCGTACAGGATTAACCTTTATTGAAGATTAGGACCATTTGACAATGGCAGACACGACACGCGAACACATGCTTGAATCCATCATCGTTGATCTTTGCGAAGCGGAACTGACATGGTATGAAATACAGGAACGTACTGGACTCAGCGAAGAGCGCGCTAAAGAAATGGCTAAAGTGATTGCCGATGTGTTTAAACGGTATTTCGAGCGGAATGGCTACTAATTCCTAAATCATCAGAAATCATCAACAGCCTTATCTTCCCAACTGGCGAATACATCAGGTGATATTGCGAGGTCGAAAAGATATGCCGTAGCAAGATTTGCGGCGAATGGCACAAGCTGTCCAAGTGGTTCGAGGATGGCCTTTCGCCTAGTGAGGCAGTTGAGAAGTATTTGGAGAGGAAATGATAATGATGATAAACCGTTTTAAAATTAAAATAGGATGGCATCAATGCACTGCCATTTCTGGAACAAAGGACAAAGGATATATATGCTGCACAAGGCATAATTGGCATTTTGGTAAACATATTGATTATTCTGGAAGAGAAATAAAGGGGAGAAGGATTGGATTTCATAAGTGGACAAATCATATATTTTATGATTAAGCTCCTCCGCATCGAAGCCCCTCACTTTGTCGCTGGGTGTGAGTGGATCAAGTGCGGCGATACCTGGAAAGTCAACCCAAAGGCTTGCGCGCCAATCCTTAAATGGATTAGGAGGAATAAAAACCCCGCCTAGGCGGGGTTGATATTCGGTCTCAGAACCCTGTATCTTCGGGGACCGGATCAACAACCACCGGCTTGTCGATCAGGAAGTCTTCCAGATTCGCTCCCGATTCGAGCTTTTCAGTCAGCCATGTCGGCTTCTTGCCACGGCCAGCCCAAGTATTTTCCGGCTTAGCAGGATCACGATATTTTGGCGTCGAAGGATTTTCCATCTTGGCCTTGCCTGCCGCTACGGGAACCGGCGACAGCGCAGCCAGTTCGGCCTTATCGCGTTCGATCCGCTCTTTCAGCTCTTGCAGGCGCTCTTCGCGATTCTGTTCGAGCATGGCCATCACTTCGGCCCGATAGGTGTCGAGCTTATCGGCGATGTATTGCAGGTCGCTGAACGACAGCCGGTCCAGGTGCGGAAGGATAAGGCGGGTTGCGATGGGTAGCTCATCGGCCAGCGCATCGATTTTTTCGCACAATTCATCGGTCGCTTCCTGTTCGGCCGACGCTAGCCCTTCGGATTCATCGGAAACCACATTTTCAGCATCATTCAACATTGTCAGTTCTCGCTCTTTGTTGTTTGGAAAGATCAAGCCACGTCAGGAATCGAACTTCGATGTGTGAGCCTGATCCAAAGGCCCCCTCCGGTCAATTTGGGGGTCGGCAGGGTTGCGGTATTTCGGCGTGCCGGGTGCGCGCCGCCTCTTCGCATCGAACGCCAGAACTCCGGAAGCCGTCATGCCCAGCGTCTCCGCTTTGGCCTCGAACTCGTCGCGCAACTTACTGATTTCTCCATCTTTGAGTTGCTTGATGCGCTCTCCACATTGTTCGGATAGCGCTTTCAGTTCGGGAATAGTCAATTCATTAATTTCCATTCGTTGCTCCTAAAGTCTCTTTGATAAAAGCCATTGCTTCATGGCTAATCGCATTATAGTATTGAATTTTGAATCGGCGCAATATAAAATAGAATTGCTCTTTCGGTATTGACGCTTGCTTGATCGGCTATAGACGTGATCGTCGGCATTCCAGGTCCATCGGCCCAATCGGCTAGGCGTATTGGATAGAGCATCGGGAAGACCCACAGCAGGCGCAGTGGTCAGGAACATATCGGATTCAAATGCTACATCGGTTAGCGAGAGCTTGCCTGTGATGGCTCGTGAAAGTGAGATAGTCCAAGGTTCGAGTCCTTGGCTTTTCTGGTTTTATCGTATTAAGCTTGGAACGCATCATGAACACAAACGACGAACGGCTATGCCGTGATGAAGCTATTGAGATGCTTGATAAGCTGATCGAGCACCACTCGCTACGATATAAGAGCAGGTTTTCAGTAAGCGATCATCTAGCGGCCGTCGAAACCCTGAAAGCTATGCGCGACCACCTGGACCGCTGCTACGAGATACGAAGCTGCGATTGATTTCCAACGCCCCATTAGTTCATTCTGGTAGAGCGCCTGTTTTGTACTCAGGATGTCGCGGGTTCGATTCCTGCATGGGGCTTCAATTTTTATAATTAACTAGGATAACATGATGGCTGCTAAAGCATTCGAAGGCAACAATCTTTCTGAAGAAATCAAAGAGCAATTAGTTAAAGCAGCAATGGCTGTCACGCCAATTGACCGTGGCCATCTTCGGCGTGCCTTCGGGTATCCGCGACCAGCGGACCTCGCCGGTCTTGCGATTCACCCGCTCGCCCAGGTCTACCCGACCATGCAGCAAGCGCGCTTGCTGGCGGGCGAACAGGGCCGTATTCCACGCGAACCGCGCATTGCCGAACTCAACCGCCAATTGTTTTCGCTGGTGTGTATCGAGGACTTGCAGGTGCGGAACATGTCCAAGTCGGCGGCAGGCACGGCAGATGCCCCGGGAAGAAACGTTCGGGCCAAGTCGGGCCTGAATAAGTCCATTCTCGATCAGGGCTGGTTCGAGTTCCGCCGCCAACTGGATTACAAGCTGGCATGGAATGGCGGACACCTCATCGTCGTTCCGCCGCGCAACACCAGCCGAACTTGCCCTTGTTGCGGCCATGTCTCGGCGGACAATCGCCGCACCCAATCCCGCTTTGCCTGTGTGGCCTGCGGTTTCGAGGAAAACGCCGATGTGGTCGGCGCGATAAATGTACTAAGGGCTGGACACGCCCGGTTAGCCTGTGAAGTGAGCGGTGCGGTAAGGCCGCCAGCAGCAGGAACCCGCCGAAGCGACTCAGTGGTGGCTCAATGCCGCGCCTGAGCGCCGTAGGAATCTCCGGCCTTCAGGCCGGGGAGGATGTCAATTCACTTTACTACCACGAAATCCAAACTCGAATTCTAGACTCGCGACTTGGCACTGAATTCCCGCTGCCGACCTATGCAACGCCCGGATCGGCTGGACTTGATTTGCGGGCGATGATTGATGAGCCGATAACTATTTGGCCAAATGAAACAAGGCTTATCAAAACCGGCCTGTCAATCTACATCAGCAATCCAGGGCTAGCTGCGTACATTCTGCCGCGTTCCGGACTCGGCCATAAGAACGGCATCGTGCTTGGAAACTTGGTCGGACTGATCGATAGCGATTATCAGGGCGAACTGCTGGTCTCGTGCTGGAATAGAAGCGACGATCAATTCAAGATCAATGTCGGAGATCGTATCGCCCAACTGATTATCGCACCGGTGGTGCGGGCACAATTCAAAATCGTCGATCAGTTCGTGGTCAGCGAGCGCGGTGAGTTGGGGTTTGGGTCGAGTGGAGAATAAGACATGCAATTGATAGAAGAAGTAAAAGCAGAGCTTGAAAGAGCAATAAATAAATTTCCAACATGGCCTACCGATCCGCTCCATGCTCTAGCCGTTCTTGGCGAAGAATACGGAGAACTCAACAAGGCCATGCTTCAACTTGTATACGAGCCGCATAAGACAACTGCGGAGGATGTTCGCATGGAAGCGATTCAAACCGCTGCGATGTCGATCCGGCTAGCGATGAGCTTGGATTCTTACCAATACAAGGGGTGCGATCAACATAAACAATCGCATATCGAGAATGACAAGCGATGAGCAAAAACGCTGGATGGTACGCGGAGTTGCACCGCTGGGAAGAAGGATTATTTCCTGGCGCGGCATTTTGGGATGGTGAAAAATGGAGTAACAGCCTACCCATCTGCGAATGGGCAGGCCCGTTTGATACGATGGAAGACGCCGATAAGTGGGCGTGGGATAACGATCCTGATCTTTAGCGCAACAATTCCTCAATCGCCTTACCGCGCCCGCCCTTGACCGTGGCGAGCGCGTCTACACGAACTGCGCCCAAGAAAAACGCTTTTTGCAATCTCTCGGAAGCCTGCGAAACCCGACTACAGTCGGCTTAGTCCGGTCGAATCCGGTGAACTTGACAAGCACCTCATCGCCGATTTCAAACGCCGCAATGTTGCAAGGCGGGTAGACGATCAAGACGTTGGTCAGCGTGTTCGCAGAATTCAAGTCAAAAGCATCTTTCTCGGATTGCAGCTTGCGGCATTCAGCAGCATTAAGCGTCACTGAGCATGTGCCGGCGTTGGTATTCAGCGCCGTAATCACTCCGTAGCGACAATAGGGCTTCCACTTATATTTACCCGGCTCCAGCGCGAGATGGTAGAACACGGCGGGCGGGCTGATCGAGTCCGTCAGCCGCAGCTTGCCGTGTGGCGCGAAATTGCTTCCAGCGGGCGCGATGTTGAGCGAGCGCTCATCGTAAATGACCACTCGCTCTGATGTGGTTCCGGCGTCAATCGTGGCGGATGTCTGCTGGTACGCATCGATGTAGAAGCCTGGCACCTCCATCGTGGCGACTTCTTTACCGACCGCCAACCCCAGGGTGTAGGTCGCGCACCAGCAATCGATGCTAAGCGCCGCCAAGGCCGCCTTACGCGCCGTGATTTCCGTGATCCTGGCGACCCTGGCAATCTTTTCCGCCATCAGCTTCTCATAGTCTTTCTGCGCGGCCTGTTCCTTCAACTTCGCTTCCGCGAACTTTTTAACCACGTCTTGCAACCCGTTCGGCACGTCCGGGTCGGTATGCGGCGCTTCGATCTTGTCCAGCTTGGCTTGTTCCTCCTCCCCGGCTTTCTTCGCCGGATCGGGCGGAAACGTATAGGTCGTCACCGG
It contains:
- a CDS encoding DUF1653 domain-containing protein, which translates into the protein MIDIPEIGSEWIHKNGNHYVVLAIANESATREDDYPIMVIYFNMKTKEVWSRPLSRWHGSMTIYKCPCYEAKK
- the dut gene encoding dUTP diphosphatase — its product is MPRLSAVGISGLQAGEDVNSLYYHEIQTRILDSRLGTEFPLPTYATPGSAGLDLRAMIDEPITIWPNETRLIKTGLSIYISNPGLAAYILPRSGLGHKNGIVLGNLVGLIDSDYQGELLVSCWNRSDDQFKINVGDRIAQLIIAPVVRAQFKIVDQFVVSERGELGFGSSGE
- a CDS encoding H-NS histone family protein; this encodes MLNDAENVVSDESEGLASAEQEATDELCEKIDALADELPIATRLILPHLDRLSFSDLQYIADKLDTYRAEVMAMLEQNREERLQELKERIERDKAELAALSPVPVAAGKAKMENPSTPKYRDPAKPENTWAGRGKKPTWLTEKLESGANLEDFLIDKPVVVDPVPEDTGF
- a CDS encoding CAP domain-containing protein; protein product: MGKAIILSETGGGLYKIRPLYDTAKYDKELSKLQEQESAYAALLLKTINTLNLLKDDSAIAEAAYNAVIEQWKNDLISKENSTAPSLTPDPENDPETGLPWVDPDRAQESPLFDLINAYRADHSLDPLTRDSDLDGVCRVHLSNQAATGETGHIGYNQSTPAERVLYVGYSALSVEELLKYGTTSPSATLAGWKRTTAYVNALLSSTATAAGVAYKYAPKNPATHLWCVLIVQPDPDPPPVTTYTFPPDPAKKAGEEEQAKLDKIEAPHTDPDVPNGLQDVVKKFAEAKLKEQAAQKDYEKLMAEKIARVARITEITARKAALAALSIDCWCATYTLGLAVGKEVATMEVPGFYIDAYQQTSATIDAGTTSERVVIYDERSLNIAPAGSNFAPHGKLRLTDSISPPAVFYHLALEPGKYKWKPYCRYGVITALNTNAGTCSVTLNAAECRKLQSEKDAFDLNSANTLTNVLIVYPPCNIAAFEIGDEVLVKFTGFDRTKPTVVGFRRLPRDCKKRFSWAQFV
- a CDS encoding H-NS histone family protein — encoded protein: MEINELTIPELKALSEQCGERIKQLKDGEISKLRDEFEAKAETLGMTASGVLAFDAKRRRAPGTPKYRNPADPQIDRRGPLDQAHTSKFDS